The DNA region GATCTTACATTTACAAATGAGCCGGAAAACATTGATTTCGCAAGACATGTTATAATGCTGAAGTACGATCCGGAACAAAAAACCGTTAGCTGCGGAAAAATGAGTCAGGATATGAGCTTCACTCCGGAATTTACGACCGCAGCATCTTCCTCTTCCTGATCAGTTTTTACTGTTCAGTTATCAGGAGGCCGCTTCACAGTCAGAAGACTAATAAATACCAGTATCAAAAAAGCCGCTTATTTACATCGTCTGTAAATAAGCGGCTTGCATTTTTTTTACTCTGTTGATCCAGCCTGATTATTTTCCAAGCTTGGTGATCTTCTTGGAGATGTACTGTCTGAGAGTTGCAAGGTCTGTAAGAGCAACATTTCCGTTGCCGTCAGTATCTGCTGCCTTCAGAGCATCTTCGGAAAGTTCAGTGTCACCCAGGAGATAAAGTGAAAGTGTTGTAAGGTCGGTAACGTCTATTTTACCGCTGAAGTCGATGTCACCTGTTACGATCTCGCCTGTCTTTGCAGTAGCTGTAGATGTCGGAGAGGCTGTTGGTGATGCTGTCGGCTTTGATGTAGGTGAAGCTGACTCAGTTGGTTCTGCTGTAGGCTTGGTTGTTTCAGTAGGTTTTACTGTAGGCTTTACTGTAGGAGTCGGAGAAACCTTTGCAGTAGGCTTTGGTTTCGGGCTCCCGTCGCTTATCTGGCCGTATACGATACCGCATCCTACGGTTGACATGTATACCTTGCCGAATTCATCCATGTCGCCTACGAGGTAGTTACCGTTACCTGTACCGCCGTAGAGATGGTCTGTGTTGATGCATACCCATGTCTTGCCGGCATCCTGTGAACGGTAGATACCTTCAGGATCAGAATCCTTCGGCTTGCCGTAGATGAAGAGTGTGTTTACGTCACCCTTCTTTTCAGGAGCACCGTAGCCGACGCACTTTGCATATGCAACGCTGTCAAGCTTTTCTACCTTTGCTCCCTTGTCGGAAATGAGGTAAAGTCCGTGGTTTGCACCGGCAAGAGCAACTGTACCGTTACCGACATAAGCAAGATCACCTGTGTGCTCAAACTTCCATGTAAGTTCCCAGTTATAAGGGCAGACACGTGTTTCCTTAAATGTAGCACCGTAGTCTTCACTTACAAAATAAGAATAATGAGCTTCATCGTATGTAGGTTCCTTCTTGGACATATCAGATGACCAGTATTCATTGTACTGTGCACCTGTAGCGTACACGATCTTCGGATCATCAGGATCAACAAGTGCATACGCTCCCTTTGAAGCCTGTATTCCTGTACAGTCCTTCCATGTTGCACCCCAGTCATCAGAATAAGATGCACCACCCTTAGGACTAGTATTGATAACTCTGTACTTGCCCTTTGAAAGCTCAGTTATAGCAAGTTTACCGCCTGTGCATGCCGGCTTGAATGCCTTCCATGTCTTACCGCGGTCAAGTGTATAGTAGCCGCTTCCTGTGTTGTTTCCGTCACCGTTTGCAGTTCTTGCCCATACGTCTGTGTTCTGAGGGCAAACTGTGATTGCGGATGTTGAACCCATATTCGGATTGTACTGTTCAGGTACTTCATTCGGATCTGTATGAACGAATCCGTCATAGTCACCGATAGCAGAGAGGTCAAGACCGTCAGCTGTGCTGAAGAAGTCAAGGCTTACGCATTCCTCAACACCGTCAGGCTGGAAGTAGAACTGGATGCCCTTTTCGTCCCACGCATTGTCGCAGGCAAAAACGCCGTTACCGGAAGTGAGGAGAAGTCTGTCACCTTCCTTGTCTCTCGGGTCGATAACGATGCTGCTTCCCCAGTGACAAGCTTTGCCGTACGCCCAGTCATAGCCGTTGGTAGCAAGCGGGAGTGAGATAAAGTTCTTTACGCCTGTGCCTGTAGAGTAATCTGTCGGACCTGCACCAGGAGTGATATCCTCCCATGTCTTACCGCCGTCAGATGAACGGAAGAAGTGGTCGCCCCAGCCGATAGTACCTTCATTTTCAGGAGTTGAAGGATCGTCCTGTACCCATTCATCGCCGAACCACTGATCTGACCACATACCGCATGTACGTGCGAACATCTTGTTCGGATCGTTTTTGTCAACTTCGATCATACCGATAGAGTTATCGGACACGGTAAGCTTTTCAGCCTTTCCTGAAGCGATATTGTACTTATAGGCGCCGCCGGAAGCACCCGCAAAAGCGAGGCCGCCGATATATGTGAAGAAAAGATTTCCGTTGTGGTCACTTGTGATGGAAAGCGGATAATTGTCGTTCGGAAGAGCCTTTACAGCTTCAAACTTGTCGTCCTTGACACTTGCAACGTGAACGTTGGCCTCACCCTTTACTGAAGTACCGACATAAACCTTGCCGCCTTCAATGTAAACACAGCCGATACCGTTCTGTTCGTTGTAAAGCTTGGCTGGTTCTGTTCCTCTTACCATGTGGTCTGTCCATGAAGGATACTTGAGTTCGCCTGAGAAAAGACCGAGCGCATCATAGCCTTCAACCGGCTTCCATGACTTACCGCCGTCTGTTGACTTAATAAGCGCTGACTTGCCGGCAGTTACGTCGCCGCCTGCGTAGATAGTATCCGGATTGTCAGGGTCAACTGCGATAGGTTCGATACATTCACGTCCGTCACCGTTTCCGTGAACCTGAATGTGCTCTGTAACATCAACGCCTGTAAATGTCTTACCACCGTCAGTTGTCTTGTAGATAACTGTCTTTGCGTCTGAGAAGTAAGCACATCCGCAGAGGAAGTAAGCAGTCATATCGTCTGTAGGATCAATAGCGATACCCTTGCAGCTGAGAAGTCCGCGGTCATCTTCATTGATAAAGCCGAAGAGCTGTACCCATCTGCTCTGTTCGTAGTCGTATCTGTATACGCCGCCTACGTCTGTACGGAGATACATTTCCTTATCGCCGGCAACGATACCTGAAACGAAGCCGGCACCGCCCATTCTGAGAGTATCCCATTCATAGTTTGCTGTATCAGCAGCGTTTATGATATTTTTTCTGGCAGCATCGGAAAGTACATTAACCGCACCAACCGAGAGTGCTGCAGCAGCTGTAAAAGCAACCGCTCTTTTTCTGAAAGAAACTGAACTCATTGTTATCAACATCCTTTACAATATTCATCCTCAAAGAAATTCCGGAACACGACTAGGTGAGATCAGTATCAGCACTCTGCAGAATAATATGCTGAAGGATTCACGAGTCTGCTCTGGTGCAGTGTTCCGGTCCGTCTTTTCTTAAAAAACTGATTAAACGTTATACAATTTAATTATGTATACGTTTTCTTAAATTAATTTTACATCATTTCCGCTAATCTGTCAATAGAAATTGTCTGGTCATTATGCCGATTTGTGCAAAACTCCGATTGTACAAATCACTAAAATTGTAGAAAAGATTTTGCGTTTTCATTTAAAGAAACACTTATAAGCCGGAGTTCCGGAGGCGAAATTTACGTTGCTTCTCCCCGATTCCCATGCTGATTTATAAAAAAACAGCGAATCCCGTTCATACCGAAGAGTTCCGCTGTATTTGTGTTTTAAAGTTACAGAT from Ruminococcus sp. HUN007 includes:
- a CDS encoding dockerin type I domain-containing protein — encoded protein: MSSVSFRKRAVAFTAAAALSVGAVNVLSDAARKNIINAADTANYEWDTLRMGGAGFVSGIVAGDKEMYLRTDVGGVYRYDYEQSRWVQLFGFINEDDRGLLSCKGIAIDPTDDMTAYFLCGCAYFSDAKTVIYKTTDGGKTFTGVDVTEHIQVHGNGDGRECIEPIAVDPDNPDTIYAGGDVTAGKSALIKSTDGGKSWKPVEGYDALGLFSGELKYPSWTDHMVRGTEPAKLYNEQNGIGCVYIEGGKVYVGTSVKGEANVHVASVKDDKFEAVKALPNDNYPLSITSDHNGNLFFTYIGGLAFAGASGGAYKYNIASGKAEKLTVSDNSIGMIEVDKNDPNKMFARTCGMWSDQWFGDEWVQDDPSTPENEGTIGWGDHFFRSSDGGKTWEDITPGAGPTDYSTGTGVKNFISLPLATNGYDWAYGKACHWGSSIVIDPRDKEGDRLLLTSGNGVFACDNAWDEKGIQFYFQPDGVEECVSLDFFSTADGLDLSAIGDYDGFVHTDPNEVPEQYNPNMGSTSAITVCPQNTDVWARTANGDGNNTGSGYYTLDRGKTWKAFKPACTGGKLAITELSKGKYRVINTSPKGGASYSDDWGATWKDCTGIQASKGAYALVDPDDPKIVYATGAQYNEYWSSDMSKKEPTYDEAHYSYFVSEDYGATFKETRVCPYNWELTWKFEHTGDLAYVGNGTVALAGANHGLYLISDKGAKVEKLDSVAYAKCVGYGAPEKKGDVNTLFIYGKPKDSDPEGIYRSQDAGKTWVCINTDHLYGGTGNGNYLVGDMDEFGKVYMSTVGCGIVYGQISDGSPKPKPTAKVSPTPTVKPTVKPTETTKPTAEPTESASPTSKPTASPTASPTSTATAKTGEIVTGDIDFSGKIDVTDLTTLSLYLLGDTELSEDALKAADTDGNGNVALTDLATLRQYISKKITKLGK